A region from the Nocardioides exalbidus genome encodes:
- a CDS encoding APC family permease, which translates to MTDPTSVTQAQQGGLKAGAIGFTDALVIGLASTSPAYSLAAIIGAVTALAGVNAPGILLASFVPMALIAAAFLYLNRVDPDCGTTFSWVTRAMGPWFGWLGGWAIMMTGVLIVGSLADVGVRFALYGVGDLVRSDALVDAGDNAWIRMPAAIVLVLVMTWICVLGTDVSAKLQNFLILVQVVSLLVFAVVALVRATRGDSPLDELTPSIGWLNPFGAGGAALSSGLLLGVFAYWGWESAVNLSEETTDGDKTPGRAAMLSTVVLLATYVSVAVAVVAFAGTQWLTDNAGEEEFVFYVLATEVLGGWGWILLLSVSTAAIASTQTTIIPASRTGLSMARRAAIPPAIGRIHPRHRTPDVSTWVVAVIAIAWYVGMYLISENALFDSLTALALLIAFYYALTGVACAIYYRKHLTESVRSFVLIGVGPVVGALMLVWLLVLSVRDQSDPANSYSGQAWFGVGPPLVIGVAVFLVGVAFMLFWRTRDATYWAERPSLPDPDVVHGLKPPRPDPDGLEG; encoded by the coding sequence ATGACAGATCCCACATCAGTCACACAGGCGCAGCAGGGCGGGCTGAAGGCCGGGGCCATCGGCTTCACCGACGCGCTCGTCATCGGGCTGGCCTCGACCTCGCCGGCCTACAGCCTCGCCGCGATCATCGGCGCCGTCACCGCGCTCGCCGGGGTCAACGCCCCCGGCATCCTGCTGGCGTCGTTCGTCCCGATGGCGCTCATCGCGGCCGCGTTCCTCTACCTCAACCGCGTCGACCCCGACTGCGGCACGACGTTCAGCTGGGTGACCCGCGCGATGGGTCCGTGGTTCGGGTGGCTCGGCGGCTGGGCGATCATGATGACCGGCGTCCTGATCGTCGGCTCGCTGGCCGACGTCGGCGTGCGGTTCGCGCTCTACGGCGTCGGCGACCTCGTGCGCAGCGATGCGCTGGTCGACGCCGGTGACAACGCCTGGATCCGGATGCCCGCGGCGATCGTGCTCGTGCTGGTGATGACGTGGATCTGCGTGCTGGGCACCGACGTCTCGGCGAAGCTGCAGAACTTCCTGATCCTCGTCCAGGTGGTCTCCCTGCTGGTCTTCGCCGTCGTCGCGCTCGTCCGGGCGACCCGGGGCGACAGCCCGCTCGACGAGCTCACGCCGTCGATCGGCTGGCTGAACCCGTTCGGTGCGGGCGGTGCTGCCCTGAGCTCGGGACTGCTGCTCGGCGTCTTCGCCTATTGGGGCTGGGAGTCCGCGGTCAACCTGAGCGAGGAGACGACGGACGGCGACAAGACCCCCGGCCGCGCGGCCATGCTGTCGACGGTCGTGCTGCTGGCGACGTACGTCTCCGTGGCGGTCGCCGTGGTCGCGTTCGCCGGCACGCAGTGGCTGACCGACAACGCCGGCGAGGAGGAGTTCGTCTTCTACGTCCTCGCCACGGAGGTGCTCGGCGGCTGGGGCTGGATCCTGCTGCTGTCGGTCTCGACGGCCGCGATCGCCTCCACGCAGACCACGATCATCCCGGCCTCCCGCACCGGGCTGTCGATGGCGCGACGCGCGGCGATCCCGCCCGCCATCGGACGCATCCACCCGCGCCACCGCACCCCCGACGTCAGCACGTGGGTCGTCGCGGTGATCGCGATCGCCTGGTACGTCGGGATGTACCTCATCAGCGAGAACGCGCTCTTCGACTCGCTCACCGCGCTCGCGCTCCTGATCGCGTTCTACTACGCCCTGACCGGCGTGGCGTGCGCGATCTACTACCGCAAGCACCTCACCGAGAGCGTGCGCAGCTTCGTGCTCATCGGCGTCGGGCCGGTGGTCGGGGCACTGATGCTGGTCTGGCTGCTCGTGCTGTCCGTGCGCGACCAGTCCGACCCGGCGAACTCCTACAGCGGACAGGCGTGGTTCGGCGTCGGGCCACCGCTGGTCATCGGCGTCGCGGTGTTCCTCGTCGGCGTGGCGTTCATGCTCTTCTGGCGCACGCGCGACGCCACCTACTGGGCCGAGCGGCCGTCGCTGCCGGACCCCGACGTGGTGCACGGCCTCAAGCCGCCGCGCCCCGACCCCGACGGACTGGAGGGCTGA
- the rimO gene encoding 30S ribosomal protein S12 methylthiotransferase RimO, with the protein MQVAVVTLGCARNEVDSEELAGRLEAGGFVLVADPEDADTVVVNTCGFVEAAKKDSVDTLLEAADLKASAGHGGKAQAVVAVGCLAERYGKDLAESLPEADAVLGFDDYPDIASKLRAIVAGEVHHPHTPSDRRLLLPISPVDRDASTISVPGHDVQADTSEIGAGAPATGPRAVRRRLDSGPMAPLKLASGCDRRCTFCAIPAFRGSFVSRRPSDVVHEAAWLATQGVKELFLVSENSTSYGKDLGDLRLLETMLPELAAIDGIERVRVSYLQPAETRPGLIEAIASTPGVVPYFDLSFQHASATVLRRMRRFGDPESFLGLLSTIRGLAPLAGVRSNVIVGFPGETEDELQELCDFLEAARMDVTGVFGYSDEDGTEAAGFADDLKLDEDEIRARTEHVTALVEELNAQRAEERIGEEVVVLVESVTDADDNGAVEGRAAHQGPEVDGTTLVLGADDAQVGDLLTATVTGTDGVDLVATIEGAR; encoded by the coding sequence CTGCAGGTCGCCGTCGTCACCCTCGGCTGCGCACGCAACGAGGTCGACTCCGAGGAGCTGGCCGGTCGGCTCGAGGCGGGTGGCTTCGTGCTCGTCGCCGACCCGGAGGACGCCGACACCGTCGTGGTCAACACCTGCGGCTTCGTCGAGGCGGCGAAGAAGGACTCCGTCGACACGCTGCTCGAGGCGGCCGACCTCAAGGCGTCGGCCGGGCACGGTGGCAAGGCGCAGGCCGTCGTCGCGGTGGGCTGCCTGGCCGAGCGCTACGGCAAGGACCTCGCCGAGTCGCTGCCCGAGGCAGACGCGGTCCTCGGCTTCGACGACTACCCCGACATCGCCTCCAAGCTCCGCGCGATCGTGGCGGGGGAGGTGCACCACCCCCACACGCCGTCGGACCGGCGCCTGCTGCTCCCGATCTCTCCCGTCGACCGCGACGCCTCGACCATCTCGGTGCCGGGGCACGACGTGCAGGCCGACACCTCCGAGATCGGCGCCGGTGCGCCCGCGACGGGACCCCGCGCCGTACGCCGTCGCCTCGACTCCGGCCCGATGGCCCCGCTGAAGCTCGCGAGCGGCTGCGACCGCCGCTGCACCTTCTGCGCGATCCCGGCCTTCCGCGGCTCCTTCGTCAGCCGTCGCCCGAGCGACGTGGTGCACGAGGCCGCGTGGCTGGCCACGCAGGGCGTCAAGGAGCTCTTCCTCGTCAGCGAGAACTCGACGTCCTACGGCAAGGACCTCGGTGACCTGCGCCTCCTCGAGACGATGCTCCCGGAGCTCGCCGCGATCGACGGGATCGAGCGCGTCCGCGTCTCCTACCTCCAGCCGGCCGAGACCCGACCGGGCCTGATCGAGGCCATCGCCTCGACGCCGGGCGTCGTGCCCTACTTCGACCTCTCCTTCCAGCACGCCAGCGCCACGGTGCTGCGACGCATGCGCCGCTTCGGCGACCCGGAGAGCTTCCTCGGCCTGCTCTCCACCATCCGCGGCCTGGCCCCGCTGGCCGGGGTGCGGTCCAACGTCATCGTCGGCTTCCCGGGCGAGACCGAGGACGAGCTCCAGGAGCTCTGCGACTTCCTCGAGGCCGCTCGCATGGACGTCACCGGTGTCTTCGGCTACTCCGACGAGGACGGCACCGAGGCGGCCGGCTTCGCCGACGACCTCAAGCTCGACGAGGACGAGATCCGCGCCCGCACCGAGCACGTGACCGCGCTCGTCGAGGAGCTCAACGCCCAGCGGGCCGAGGAGCGCATCGGCGAGGAGGTCGTCGTGCTCGTCGAGTCCGTGACCGACGCCGACGACAACGGCGCGGTCGAGGGCCGCGCGGCCCACCAGGGCCCGGAGGTCGACGGTACGACGCTCGTGCTGGGCGCCGACGACGCGCAGGTCGGCGACCTGCTGACCGCCACCGTCACCGGCACGGACGGCGTGGACCTGGTCGCCACGATCGAGGGCGCCCGATGA
- the pgsA gene encoding CDP-diacylglycerol--glycerol-3-phosphate 3-phosphatidyltransferase, whose product MSTDPTTGQQQASNFNIANVLTTLRIVLVPFFGWALLVDDGTSTTWRWVAFVIFAVAMITDKIDGDLARKHDLITDFGKIADPIADKAITGMAFIGLSIVGDIWWWVTIVVLLREWSVTLLRLSVLKDVVIAAAQSGKIKTVLQAFALAGLIWPLPHGDAHGGAFDFWPGPTGEVLFYLAQVMLAAAVAMTLWSGYEFFRDVWKQRRGTSSPAA is encoded by the coding sequence ATGAGCACCGACCCCACGACCGGACAGCAGCAGGCGTCGAACTTCAACATCGCCAACGTCCTCACGACGTTGCGGATCGTGCTCGTCCCGTTCTTCGGCTGGGCGCTGCTCGTCGACGACGGCACCTCGACCACGTGGCGCTGGGTGGCATTCGTGATCTTCGCGGTCGCGATGATCACCGACAAGATCGACGGCGACCTGGCCCGCAAGCACGACCTCATCACCGACTTCGGCAAGATCGCCGACCCGATCGCCGACAAGGCGATCACCGGCATGGCCTTCATCGGCCTCTCGATCGTCGGCGACATCTGGTGGTGGGTCACGATCGTGGTGCTGCTGCGCGAGTGGAGCGTCACCCTGCTGCGGCTGTCGGTCCTCAAGGACGTCGTCATCGCCGCCGCCCAGAGCGGCAAGATCAAGACCGTGCTGCAGGCCTTCGCGCTCGCCGGGCTGATCTGGCCGCTGCCGCACGGCGACGCCCACGGCGGGGCCTTCGACTTCTGGCCCGGTCCGACGGGCGAGGTGCTGTTCTACCTGGCACAGGTGATGCTCGCCGCTGCCGTGGCGATGACGCTGTGGTCGGGCTACGAGTTCTTCCGCGACGTGTGGAAGCAGCGGCGCGGGACCAGCTCCCCGGCTGCCTGA
- a CDS encoding ExeM/NucH family extracellular endonuclease, whose protein sequence is MRTSAPLSPRRLAAGVGLAVLAAGLTPLAAQANPAGTGLVINEVYGGGGNTGAAFTNDFIELHNPSSVPISVGGLSLQYRSAAPSTGTPGASSVFALPAKTIAPGGYFLVQAAPGATVTDKPLPVTPDAATTGTNLSLSGTGGQIYLVDGTAPLDPGTGTISNAAVIDFVGWGTSTTSYEGAVIAPATRNSAPATANGTSISRKTAGTPAVVVDTDSNAADFDAATTPSPTSTTVAGPLAATDPGARTGQAGVAITPFTLAATGGTTPYAWTASGLPAGVTVAGNGAVSGTPTQDGSFEVTATVTDSATPTAATDDVTFTMTITPEASLIPISAVQGTGAVSPLVGQKVITRGVVTAAYPSGGFFGFYVQTPGTGSANIDLATHTASDAVFVRQTSGSVSTAVGSYVQVTGTVTEFAGATQVEVVPGDIEVLPGTPAPVTTTTTATWPRSAAQKESLEGMRYRPTGDFTVSNTFSTNNFGEVGLAAGTTPLIQRTEVELPGPAASSAVEADNAARAIVLDDGASTNFLLTGNATECNPRPTGCLLNGNLTPPYISTTAPVIVGARASFTSDVIFTQGGSPSAPTYRFQPLSTVVGPANAGSPATFEDTRTAAPDKALINKRGTADLKVASFNVLNYFTTLGDANDDNIGDGGCTPFRDRFDDGNTVNGGCDQRGAWDPQDFERQQSKIVAAINALDADVVGLMEIENSKTLGETPDEATNSLVAALNAAAGAGTWAANPSSTELPADGMDVITNAIIYKPAKVDRVGEARALGTLSDAGEAFDNAREPLGQVFRSDAGGDPFLFVVNHFKSKGSAGPNPGDADSGDGQSASNGSRKLQATALRDWVAGLQTSTGVQSVVLAGDFNSYTMEDPLRILYDAGYADVEKEFGNGKYSYSFSGLSGSLDHILVNRAALARSTGTDTWNINGGESLALEYSRWNYHATDFHAAGPYRSSDHDPVVLGLTKAAPLVATTVSATSEKIRYGKAGSVAVAVAPAGATGKVTVSLGSRQLGSATLASGKATVVLAKKSLPVGTHRLTVTYAGDSGHQAATGIVSVVVRKARATVEAKLRPMKVVARKTRARVKVDVRADGFRPTGKVTVTVAGRTYRATLTKGRATVRLKKFDRPGKRRVKVSYAGDGTTLDAKTWITFTVTRR, encoded by the coding sequence ATGCGCACATCCGCGCCCCTCTCGCCGCGTCGGCTCGCGGCAGGCGTCGGCCTGGCCGTCCTGGCTGCCGGTCTGACGCCCCTCGCGGCACAGGCCAACCCGGCCGGCACGGGCCTCGTCATCAACGAGGTCTACGGCGGTGGTGGCAACACCGGTGCCGCCTTCACCAACGACTTCATCGAGCTCCACAACCCCAGCTCCGTGCCGATCTCGGTCGGCGGGCTGAGCCTCCAGTACCGTTCGGCGGCCCCGTCGACCGGGACCCCGGGTGCGTCCAGCGTGTTCGCCCTCCCCGCCAAGACCATCGCGCCCGGCGGTTACTTCCTCGTCCAGGCCGCGCCGGGCGCGACCGTCACCGACAAGCCACTTCCCGTGACCCCCGACGCCGCAACGACCGGGACGAACCTCAGCCTGTCCGGAACGGGCGGCCAGATCTACCTCGTCGACGGCACCGCGCCGCTCGACCCGGGCACCGGCACCATCTCGAACGCCGCCGTGATCGACTTCGTGGGCTGGGGGACGTCGACCACGAGCTACGAGGGTGCTGTCATCGCGCCGGCCACCCGCAACTCCGCGCCCGCGACCGCCAACGGCACCTCGATCTCGCGGAAGACCGCCGGCACGCCCGCGGTCGTCGTCGACACCGACTCCAACGCTGCCGACTTCGACGCCGCCACCACGCCGAGCCCCACGAGCACCACGGTCGCCGGACCGCTGGCCGCCACCGACCCGGGCGCCAGGACCGGGCAGGCAGGCGTCGCGATCACCCCGTTCACCCTCGCCGCGACCGGCGGCACGACGCCCTACGCCTGGACCGCTTCCGGCCTTCCCGCCGGCGTGACGGTCGCCGGCAACGGCGCGGTCTCCGGCACGCCCACGCAGGACGGATCCTTCGAGGTCACCGCGACGGTGACCGACTCGGCCACGCCGACCGCGGCGACCGACGACGTGACCTTCACCATGACCATCACGCCGGAGGCGTCGCTCATCCCGATCTCCGCTGTGCAAGGCACCGGGGCCGTGTCGCCGCTGGTCGGCCAGAAGGTGATCACGCGCGGCGTCGTCACCGCTGCCTACCCGTCCGGAGGGTTCTTCGGCTTCTACGTCCAGACGCCGGGCACCGGATCGGCCAACATCGACCTCGCCACGCACACCGCGTCCGACGCCGTCTTCGTGCGCCAGACCTCCGGCTCCGTGTCGACCGCCGTCGGCAGCTACGTCCAGGTGACCGGCACCGTGACCGAGTTCGCGGGCGCGACGCAGGTCGAGGTCGTCCCCGGCGACATCGAGGTGCTGCCGGGGACTCCTGCCCCCGTCACCACCACGACCACGGCCACCTGGCCACGCTCCGCGGCGCAGAAGGAGTCGCTCGAGGGGATGCGTTACCGCCCCACCGGTGACTTCACGGTCAGCAACACCTTCTCGACCAACAACTTCGGTGAGGTCGGCCTCGCAGCCGGCACCACCCCGCTGATCCAGCGCACCGAGGTGGAGCTGCCGGGTCCGGCCGCGTCCAGTGCGGTCGAGGCCGACAACGCGGCACGCGCGATCGTGCTGGACGACGGTGCGTCGACGAACTTCCTCCTGACGGGCAACGCGACCGAGTGCAACCCGCGCCCGACCGGCTGCCTGCTCAACGGCAACCTGACGCCGCCCTACATCTCGACGACCGCGCCGGTCATCGTGGGCGCGAGGGCGAGCTTCACCAGCGACGTGATCTTCACCCAGGGTGGTTCGCCCAGTGCGCCCACCTACCGCTTCCAGCCCCTGTCGACCGTCGTCGGTCCGGCCAACGCCGGCAGCCCGGCGACCTTCGAGGACACGCGCACCGCGGCGCCCGACAAGGCCCTGATCAACAAGCGTGGGACCGCCGACCTCAAGGTGGCGTCGTTCAACGTCCTCAACTACTTCACCACCCTCGGGGACGCCAACGACGACAACATCGGTGACGGCGGGTGCACGCCGTTCCGCGACCGTTTCGACGACGGCAACACCGTCAACGGCGGCTGCGACCAGCGCGGCGCCTGGGACCCCCAGGACTTCGAGCGCCAGCAGTCCAAGATCGTCGCAGCGATCAACGCGCTCGACGCCGACGTGGTCGGGCTGATGGAGATCGAGAACTCCAAGACCCTCGGTGAGACGCCCGACGAGGCCACCAACAGCCTGGTCGCCGCGCTCAACGCGGCTGCCGGTGCCGGCACCTGGGCCGCCAACCCGTCGTCCACCGAGCTCCCGGCCGACGGGATGGACGTGATCACCAACGCGATCATCTACAAGCCCGCGAAGGTCGACCGGGTCGGTGAGGCTCGTGCCCTCGGCACGTTGAGCGACGCCGGCGAGGCGTTCGACAACGCGCGCGAGCCGCTCGGGCAGGTCTTCAGGTCCGACGCGGGAGGCGATCCCTTCCTGTTCGTCGTCAACCACTTCAAGTCCAAGGGCTCGGCCGGACCCAACCCGGGAGACGCCGACTCCGGCGACGGCCAGAGCGCGTCCAACGGATCGCGCAAGCTCCAGGCCACCGCGCTGCGCGACTGGGTGGCCGGTCTGCAGACCTCGACCGGCGTGCAGTCCGTGGTGCTCGCGGGGGACTTCAACTCCTACACGATGGAGGACCCGCTCCGGATCCTCTACGACGCCGGCTACGCCGACGTCGAGAAGGAGTTCGGCAACGGCAAGTACTCCTACTCGTTCTCCGGGCTGTCGGGGTCGCTCGACCACATCCTCGTCAACCGGGCGGCGCTCGCCCGGTCGACCGGCACGGACACGTGGAACATCAACGGCGGCGAGTCCCTCGCCCTGGAGTACAGCCGCTGGAACTACCACGCCACCGACTTCCACGCCGCCGGGCCCTACCGCTCCTCCGACCACGACCCAGTCGTGCTGGGGCTGACCAAGGCCGCGCCGCTCGTGGCGACGACGGTGTCGGCCACGTCGGAGAAGATCCGCTACGGCAAGGCCGGCTCGGTGGCGGTCGCGGTCGCCCCGGCCGGCGCCACCGGCAAGGTCACCGTCTCACTGGGCTCGCGCCAGCTCGGGTCGGCGACGCTCGCATCGGGCAAGGCCACGGTCGTGCTCGCGAAGAAGTCGCTCCCGGTCGGCACCCACAGGCTGACCGTGACCTACGCCGGCGACTCCGGCCACCAGGCCGCGACAGGCATCGTGAGCGTCGTGGTGCGCAAGGCGCGAGCGACGGTCGAGGCAAAGCTGCGCCCGATGAAGGTCGTCGCTCGCAAGACCCGGGCCCGCGTCAAGGTCGACGTGCGGGCGGACGGCTTCCGCCCGACCGGCAAGGTCACCGTGACCGTCGCCGGGCGCACCTACCGCGCCACCCTCACGAAGGGCAGGGCGACGGTCCGGCTGAAGAAGTTCGACCGGCCCGGCAAGCGTCGCGTCAAGGTGTCCTACGCCGGTGACGGCACGACCCTCGACGCCAAGACCTGGATCACCTTCACGGTCACCCGCCGGTGA
- a CDS encoding bifunctional metallophosphatase/5'-nucleotidase — translation MSATRFGSKFALAASLTGLLAAPIAVVGLAAPAQAAPVQIQILGTNDFHGRLLPNTSNGANEAGAAQFVGAVKQLEATHAPTGPTVFAAGGDLIGASTFESFIQRDKPTIDALNAAGLDVSAAGNHEFDAGYSDLVNRVMGAYDATTNPEGGANWQYIAANVRKKSDGQYALPDVTARTPDPADTSDGGTWTTTVAGGVKIGFIGGVTEDLPSLVSPSGIADVAVSSIINETNAAADRLKAQGADMVVLLVHEGAPDTSLASASSNNNAFGRIVNGVDSDVSAIISGHTHLAYNHVINGRPVVSAGQYGTNLNKLLFTVDPDTNAVTFDGGEIVRANTVTVTDSGAVATKNTVQATVNAAVAQADVLGAKVLGKVGGALNRAKLGDGTTENRGGESTLGNLVAEVHRWATSTPEAGAAQIAFMNPGGLRQDINGPADVTYKQAAVVQPFANTLVNMKMTGAQIKTVLEQQWQRDGSGNVPTRAFLRLGVSEGFFATYDPTRPEGNRVTGMYLNGKAIEPATQYSVTANSFLAGGGDNFRGFTAATAVRDTGKADLQAMVDYMAAKAATTPLAVKADQRQVGVSWPAGAPRFYRLGQELKLNLSSLAMSTPADAKDATLAVKVGNAGVTSAKVDNTIGATQNDESGTSAVSIALKGKVRKGKQMLTFTGPTTGTTFSIPVDIRKAKGELKVRVKPERIVKNKTRARVKIKASAFGISQVTGKIVVKVGGKKYTAKLKKGRAFIRLDKFAKSGTKRVVVKYAGSQKVRTKSAAVKIKINNK, via the coding sequence GTGTCAGCAACCCGATTCGGCAGCAAGTTCGCGCTTGCTGCCAGCCTGACGGGGCTGCTCGCAGCCCCGATCGCCGTCGTAGGGCTGGCGGCGCCGGCGCAAGCCGCGCCCGTCCAGATCCAGATCCTCGGCACGAACGACTTCCACGGGCGTCTCCTGCCCAACACCAGCAACGGTGCGAACGAGGCGGGTGCCGCGCAGTTCGTCGGCGCCGTCAAGCAGCTCGAGGCAACCCACGCGCCCACCGGCCCGACCGTCTTCGCGGCCGGCGGCGACCTCATCGGAGCCTCGACCTTCGAGTCGTTCATCCAGCGCGACAAGCCGACCATCGATGCTCTCAACGCGGCCGGACTCGACGTGTCGGCCGCGGGCAACCACGAGTTCGACGCGGGCTACAGCGACCTGGTCAACCGCGTGATGGGCGCCTACGACGCCACCACCAACCCCGAGGGCGGCGCGAACTGGCAGTACATCGCCGCCAACGTCCGCAAGAAGTCCGACGGCCAGTACGCCCTGCCCGACGTGACCGCCCGCACCCCCGACCCGGCGGACACCTCCGACGGAGGCACCTGGACGACCACGGTCGCCGGCGGCGTCAAGATCGGATTCATCGGCGGGGTCACCGAGGACCTCCCGTCCCTGGTGAGCCCGAGCGGCATCGCCGACGTGGCCGTCTCGAGCATCATCAACGAGACGAACGCCGCTGCGGACCGCCTCAAGGCGCAAGGCGCCGACATGGTGGTGCTGCTGGTCCACGAGGGTGCCCCCGACACCAGCCTGGCCTCCGCGTCGAGCAACAACAACGCCTTCGGACGCATCGTCAACGGAGTCGACTCCGATGTCAGCGCGATCATCTCCGGGCACACCCACCTGGCCTACAACCACGTGATCAACGGCCGCCCGGTGGTCTCGGCCGGTCAGTACGGCACCAACCTCAACAAGCTCCTCTTCACCGTCGACCCCGACACCAACGCGGTGACGTTCGACGGCGGCGAGATCGTCCGAGCCAACACGGTCACCGTCACCGACTCGGGTGCCGTCGCCACCAAGAACACCGTGCAGGCGACGGTCAACGCCGCTGTCGCGCAGGCCGACGTGCTGGGCGCCAAGGTGCTCGGCAAGGTCGGCGGAGCCCTCAACCGTGCCAAGCTCGGCGACGGCACCACCGAGAACCGCGGTGGTGAGTCCACCCTCGGCAACCTCGTCGCCGAGGTCCACCGGTGGGCCACCTCGACGCCGGAGGCCGGCGCCGCCCAGATCGCCTTCATGAACCCCGGCGGTCTCCGCCAGGACATCAACGGCCCGGCCGACGTCACCTACAAGCAGGCCGCCGTCGTCCAGCCGTTCGCCAACACGCTGGTCAACATGAAGATGACCGGGGCGCAGATCAAGACCGTCCTGGAGCAGCAGTGGCAGCGTGACGGATCGGGCAACGTCCCGACCCGCGCCTTCCTCCGACTCGGCGTGTCCGAGGGCTTCTTCGCCACCTACGACCCGACCAGGCCCGAGGGCAACCGGGTCACCGGCATGTACCTCAACGGCAAGGCGATCGAGCCCGCCACGCAGTACTCCGTGACGGCCAACTCGTTCCTCGCCGGTGGCGGTGACAACTTCCGCGGGTTCACCGCAGCGACGGCCGTGCGCGACACCGGCAAGGCCGACCTGCAGGCAATGGTGGACTACATGGCGGCGAAGGCGGCCACCACGCCGCTCGCGGTCAAGGCCGACCAGCGCCAGGTCGGAGTGTCGTGGCCGGCTGGCGCACCGCGCTTCTACCGCCTCGGGCAGGAGCTCAAGCTCAACCTCTCCTCGCTGGCGATGAGCACGCCGGCCGACGCCAAGGACGCCACCCTCGCAGTCAAGGTGGGCAACGCCGGCGTGACCTCGGCCAAGGTCGACAACACCATCGGGGCGACCCAGAACGACGAGTCCGGGACCAGCGCGGTCTCCATCGCGCTCAAGGGCAAGGTCCGCAAGGGCAAGCAGATGCTGACCTTCACCGGCCCGACCACAGGCACGACGTTCTCGATCCCGGTCGACATCCGCAAGGCCAAGGGCGAGCTCAAGGTCCGCGTGAAGCCGGAGCGCATCGTCAAGAACAAGACCCGCGCGCGGGTCAAGATCAAGGCCTCGGCGTTCGGCATCTCGCAGGTGACCGGCAAGATCGTGGTCAAGGTCGGCGGCAAGAAGTACACCGCCAAGCTGAAGAAGGGCCGGGCGTTCATCCGGCTCGACAAGTTCGCCAAGAGCGGCACCAAGCGCGTCGTCGTCAAGTACGCCGGCAGCCAGAAGGTCCGCACGAAGTCGGCTGCGGTGAAGATCAAGATCAACAACAAGTGA